A stretch of DNA from Arachis hypogaea cultivar Tifrunner chromosome 19, arahy.Tifrunner.gnm2.J5K5, whole genome shotgun sequence:
TGGTTGGGCCCTTGGGCCCAaattgggtccggttggcccggtttggtccgttcgtcccaatcttgggccgatttctttaaaattggtgtcaaaattctcgtctTAAATTTCTCTAccacattaaaccataaaaacctcatttctcactttctagaatatattttaatctacgggttaattaaccattaattaaccggattttacattctacccatctAAAtgagaattttgcccacaaaattcgaatTTAGTTACCTGAGAACAGGTGTGGGTAGTCTGCTCGCATCTCTGACACAAGCTCCCAGGTGTTCTCCTTAACACcggctcgactccatgccactttcacTAATGAAACCTCCTTTCCATGCAGCTTCTTAATATTCGTGTCATCAATCCTGACCGGAGTCACCGGCAGAGTCAGGTTTTCCTTTAGCTGAACCGATTCCAGTTCTAACACTTGGCTAGCATCAGGggtatacttccgaagctgcgacacgtgaaatacgaCATGCAGGTtcaaaagatgaggtggtagagccattcgatatgccaccggtccaatcTTCTCCAGAATTTGAAATGGACAGATGTATCGAGGGTTCAGCTTCTTGgtcttaatcgctctacctactcctgttgTCGGAGTAACTTTAAGGAAAGCATGGTCTCCTTTCTCAAACtctaagggcttccgcctttGACCGGCGTAACTCTTCTGACGGCTCTGAGCAGTGAGCGTTCTATCTctgattttctttacttgttccgTGGTTTTGGCTATCATCTCAGGCCATAAAAGACTCTTCTCCCCAGCTTCATACTAGCATAGCGGCGATTGGCACTTCctcccatacagagcctcatacggagcatcctgatgctcgcatggtagctattattgtatgcaaactccactagcggcatgtaccgatcccagctcgccggctggtccaaaacacaagccctcaaCATGTCCTCTAGGCTTTGGATTGTCctttcagattgaccatctgtttggaGATGGTAAGCAGTACATAAACTCAAAcaggttccaaaagctttctgaaatgcaccccagaaccttgaagtgaaacggggATCTCTGTCAGAGACTATAGTTGTAggcacaccatgaagtctcacaatctcctttatgtacaaACACGCCAACTCCTTAAGAGTATAATTCATCCGAATGGATAGAAAGTGAGCCGACTTTGTCAgccggtccacaatcacccagacagCATCAAAACCGGTTCTAGTTCTCAGCAACCCCGacacaaaatccattgcaatGCTCTGCCACTTCTATTGCGGAATATCCAAAGGTTGCAACGTCTCGGAAGGTCTCAGATGTTTGATCTTCACtctttgacaagttaagcactttgagacatactctgccacatcattcttcacaCCAGGCCACTAGAACAtagcctttaaatcatggtacatcttggtACTCCCAGGGTGGATTGaaaatccacttttgtgtgcTTCCTTCAATATATCCTGCCGCAAAGTCCCTACATCTGGCACAATGATTCTACCCTTGAACCTCCATAATCCTTCTTGGTCCTCGGACACTCTCCACTGCTTTCCTTGTTCAATAGCCGGCAACACCTTCGATAACGCATCATCGCTTTGATGAGCCTTCATGAGTTCGGAtctaaaatcacttgagatttgCAGTTGACTCAAACACAGAGTTCCAACCACTTCTTGAGCGTCGATCTTTAGACTCTTGAATGCCTTGAACAACTCCTCTTctcgaagcatcatccaagaagcATACAGCGATTTTCGACTTAGCGCATCCGCTACGACATTTGCCTTCCCCGGATGGTAACTCAACTCAAAGTCGTAATCCTTTAGTAACTCCATCCACTTCCTCTGCCTTATATTAAGTTCTTTTTGGTCAAaaaggtatttcaagctcttgtgatcaaagaaaacttggaacttaatcCCATAGAGGCAATGCCTCTACACCTTCAAAGCAAACACAAAAGCAGCAAGTTCTAGGTCGTGCGTTGGGTAGttaacttcgtgaggtctcaactgcCGTTAGGCATCATGGGTGGCATTATACACCTTCAGGTCATAACCTAACATTACGATCTTCAAATCTAACTCACTagccttctcaaatgcaatgaacgAATATGATGCTCCAGAATCAAA
This window harbors:
- the LOC112778306 gene encoding uncharacterized protein, which gives rise to MIAKTTEQVKKIRDRTLTAQSRQKSYAGQRRKPLEFEKGDHAFLKVTPTTGVGRAIKTKKLNPRYICPFQILEKIGPVAYRMALPPHLLNLHVVFHVSQLRKYTPDASQVLELESVQLKENLTLPVTPVRIDDTNIKKLHGKEVSLVKVAWSRAGVKENTWELVSEMRADYPHLFSAWKSVGEALETLEVDLRVFRMDRESAKASDPRIGLWNC